The Ziziphus jujuba cultivar Dongzao chromosome 5, ASM3175591v1 genome segment TCAATCTCGATCAATCCTGTCAAACTCGATCAAAAACCCAAATTCGAGGCATTTTCTCGGGTCAGGGTGTATAACTATAGTAAATTTCTTAAAAGTTATGTTATggtttcataaatatttatttaaattatttatttattcatttatttaattatttgtttatttgtttagaacatttaattacattttaaaaatataattatggggAGTCGACGTTTttgtaagtatatatattttatgtgacCAGTTAGTCTGTAGATATACCATACAATATTGATGTtctatattgttatattatagATTAGCGCACAGATTATTTTTAGCCGTCCTTTGTGAGATGTGGTAAGTAAAAGTAGGCAGGTATTTCACATTGATGGCATAGCCACCCTTCCCACGACTGAAGGACTTCAAGTTTAGTTATTTCTATAGGCGTTAAGGTGAGCAAGGGTAGGTAGTTATTTCTACTATGACGAATGTTAGCCAATCTCCTTTAGCTGAAGGAAGGCAGATTATTTAGCATTAGAACCATTAGGATGCTAATAGGGTTGTATGAAGGTTCTATATATTCTCCCTTCCCTATTTGTCAAGTAGTGTTTAGGACACCAAGCATCATTTAGCAAcactggtatatcgtatggtgcatcaagtgccctttcaaatttataaatatatatgtgtacatattATGTTATGTTAGAGTGCATCACACTATACTAGGGTAACAACCTAGTTCAGCTCGTAAACGGCTTAGTATTGTATTTCTCTTGCTTATAAGACCAATGGATTAGATGGCTATTATAGATAACCACCCCTAACCATATTGGTAGTAATATACCTATAAACAGCTGATATCAATTGTAATGTATTTATCAATTGTAGTTATATTTTAcctatttatgattatgattattattatgatcattattattatcatcatcattgtcaAGTGCAcaattgttgtatttatctaaattaataattaaatggaTTTGGAGATATTGTAGCCTTCAAGCAAGTACAGTAGCCTTTGGACCATTATTGTAGCCTTAAGGTAGATATTGTAACCCTCAGTCAAGTATCATAGTATTCATGTGGGTTTTGCTTGGCCTCTCTAATAAAATGCCTGctctgtttgcttcatttttccttttacttttcGATTTGATTGGTTTCtgggatttttttaaaacatttgtgggtatttttttctgattaattttgggataagttagaatcgaaattagggttatgttttttttttctttatggatactctagatatttaattattttcttttaaactagtatgctaaatattttaactaactgcagatatttcgtttgatttcatgTAGTTATCAAATCGATCTCCGTTATACTGGAGGTGCccatatgcttttaatgctgtcactaaagtttggcattataccactTGTGGCGCCaattggtgttcgagattttgacattgatggggaacttTGGGTCAAATTGAGATTGATTCCAACAAagccttttgtaggagctgtttCATGGGCTTTTGTTGCACttccaaaaatcaaattcatGTTGTCACCATTCCGCTTGTTCAATTTAATGGGTATGTCATAAATTCTCAGTCTTTTCTATGCCATATTTGACAGCACAACTGTCATAAAATACACTGTCTTAAGATACTGATTCGTATCTTAGTATAGTTGTTTTTACCTTGTCACTATCTATGTTAACTTATCACACGTACGTGTAAGCAAAACAGCCATAAAGAGCTGATTTTGATAATGGCATCTTATAATTCTGCACTTTAGGAATATGAACTTCTCTGGAAATGATTGTCTGATGGTGTATTTCCTAGTTTCTGTTATAGACCACCACAAATTTTCATTATCTAAACCCTGTAATCATATCTTAAAGTTTATGATCAATTTGTTATTGTCTGTAAGAATTAAGAAATAACATACATGTTGGTTTAATAACGAATGGGTtttatcattttccttttttcgcCTTAGCAACTGGCTTCTATACTATACGTGATAGAATTCTTACAATTTGTTTATCAATCACGTTTTGGCTAAGAACTACTTTGCGGGATATTTTTGTTATACTCGCTATGCTTGACTGCAATTCAACTTTAATATGACAGGTGGATTTGTCA includes the following:
- the LOC112489586 gene encoding uncharacterized protein LOC112489586 — encoded protein: MALSCRVTCYQIDLRYTGGAHMLLMLSLKFGIIPLVAPIGVRDFDIDGELWVKLRLIPTKPFVGAVSWAFVALPKIKFMLSPFRLFNLMGGFVNIREAVGKVEGDFYARWRSNEQFPF